From one Henckelia pumila isolate YLH828 unplaced genomic scaffold, ASM3356847v2 CTG_80:::fragment_3, whole genome shotgun sequence genomic stretch:
- the LOC140873861 gene encoding 26S proteasome non-ATPase regulatory subunit 8 homolog A-like codes for MDPKFTELSQVFERFKAAFLRKDFDTCTKFLSQLKVSLIGFKSLPPLFEATPNAIHELTIARDIYEHAVVLSVKMEDHDAFERDFFQLKPYYTDARGRLPPSPQEYPILGLNLLRLLVQNRIAEFHTELELLSPGALENPCVKHAVELEQSFMEGAYNRVLNARQTVPHETYVYFLDLLAKTVRDEIAGCSEKAYECLSVNDARKMLLFSSDQELFEYVKEEHPEWEMKNGFVYFQKTKDSTPCKEIPSLQLINQTLSYARELERIV; via the exons ATGGATCCAAAGTTCACAGAGCTGTCACAAGTGTTTGAGCGATTCAAAGCCGCGTTCTTGCGGAAAGATTTCGATACTTGTACGAAATTCCTCTCGCAGCTCAAG GTTTCATTGATAGGATTCAAAAGTCTACCTCCGTTATTTGAAGCAACACCTAATGCAATTCATGAATTGACAATAGCAA GGGACATATATGAGCATGCTGTTGTCCTGAGCGTAAAGATGGAGGATCATGATGCTTTTGAGAGGGATTTTTTCCAACTGAAACCTTACTATACAGATGCCCG TGGTCGTCTTCCGCCATCACCTCAGGAGTATCCTATTTTAGGCCTCAACCTTTTGAGACTCCTTGTACAAAACCGTATAGCAGAATTCCATACTGAGTTGGAGTTGCTTTCTCCTGGTGCTCTAGAGAATCCTTGCGTCAAACATGCAGTTGAATTGGAGCAATCCTTCATGGAAGGAGCATACAACCGTGTTTTGAATGCTAGGCAGACAGTACCTCATGAAACATATGTCTATTTCCTTGATTTACTGGCAAAGACAGTCAG GGATGAGATTGCTGGATGTAGTGAAAAGGCTTATGAGTGCCTCTCAGTAAATGATGCACGGAAAATGCTGCTGTTTTCTTCAGATCAAGagttatttgaatatgtaaAGGAG GAGCATCcggagtgggagatgaagaaTGGATTTGTGTACTTCCAAAAAACAAAGGACTCCACGCCTTGCAAGGAAATTCCGTCGTTGCAGCTTATAAACCAGACTCTAAGTTATGCTAGGGAATTGGAGCGGATTGTTTGA
- the LOC140873844 gene encoding bZIP transcription factor 16-like isoform X1 codes for MGNGEIDKSSKEGKEAKEPTTHLQEHSSAGSGMVAADWSGFQAYSPMPPHGFLASSPQPHPYMWGVQQFMPPYGTPPHPYVAMYPYGHPSMAPGSYPFSPFAMPSPNGVAEGTGNSTGNIEVDGKSFEKEKLPIKRSRGSLGSLNMITGKNNEPGKTAGASVNGLHSKSPENASEGSSEGSDANSQTDSGEKISGQQDSGSVLGAELPQNGNTAHSSQNGGLGTPRPVAIVPAAGAVSGIPAPTTNLNIGMDYWAAAASSSPIPAIGGNTLTTPVAGGVVNTGSRDNSQSQLWMQQDDRDLKRQKRKQSNRESARRSRLRKQAECDELASRAEALNEENASLRAELARIRSEYEQIFAQNSSLKERLGELPDQDDPRCRQDDTHSGHDS; via the exons ATGGGGAATGGTGAGATAGACAAGTCCTCCAAGGAGGGGAAGGAAGCAAAGGAGCCAACGACTCATTTACAG GAGCACAGTTCAGCTGGCTCTGGCATGGTTGCCGCAGATTGGTCTGGCTTCCAG GCATATTCCCCTATGCCTCCACACGGGTTCTTGGCATCAAGTCCACAGCCGCACCCTTACATGTGGGGTGTCCAG CAATTCATGCCACCCTATGGAACTCCACCTCATCCATATGTTGCAATGTACCCATATGGGCACCCATCTATGGCTCCG GGATCATATCCATTCAGTCCTTTTGCTATGCCTTCTCCAAATGGTGTTGCCGAAGGCACT GGCAACTCGACTGGAAACATCGAGGTGGATGGCAAGTCGTTTGAAAAGGAGAAACTGCCAATCAAAAGATCTAGGGGAAGCTTAGGCAGTTTAAATATGATTACAGGGAAGAACAATGAACCTggaaaaactgctggtgcatctGTAAACGGTTTGCATTCTAAAAG TCCTGAGAATGCTAGTGAGGGTTCAAGTGAAGGGAGTGATGCTAATTCTCAAACT GACTCCGGAGAGAAGATTAGTGGCCAGCAAGATTCAGGTTCTGTCCTAGGAG CTGAACTGCCACAAAACGGCAATACTGCTCACAGTTCTCAGAATGGGGGACTGGGTACACCTCGCCCTGTGGCCATTGTGCCAGCGGCAGGGGCTGTGAGTGGTATTCCTGCTCCAACCACTAACTTAAATATTGGAATGGATTATTGGGCTGCTGCGGCATCATCATCTCCTATTCCTGCAATTGGAGGAAACACTCTTACAACTCCAGTTGCAGGAGGAGTAGTCAATACTGGATCACGAGACAACTCCCAGTCACAGCTCTGGATGCAGCAG GATGACAGGGACCTCAAAAGACAGAAAAGAAAGCAGTCTAACCGGGAATCTGCTCGTCGATCCCGATTACGAAAGCAG GCAGAATGTGATGAATTGGCGAGTCGAGCGGAAGCATTAAACGAAGAAAATGCATCTCTTAGAGCAGAATTGGCTCGTATAAGGAGTGAGTACGAGCAAATATTTGCCCAGAATTCATCTCTGAAG GAGAGACTCGGTGAACTCCCAGATCAAGATGATCCGAGATGCAGACAGGATGATACACATTCAGGTCATGATTCATGA
- the LOC140873844 gene encoding bZIP transcription factor 16-like isoform X2: MGNGEIDKSSKEGKEAKEPTTHLQEHSSAGSGMVAADWSGFQAYSPMPPHGFLASSPQPHPYMWGVQQFMPPYGTPPHPYVAMYPYGHPSMAPGSYPFSPFAMPSPNGVAEGTGNSTGNIEVDGKSFEKEKLPIKRSRGSLGSLNMITGKNNEPGKTAGASVNGLHSKSPENASEGSSEGSDANSQTDSGEKISGQQDSAELPQNGNTAHSSQNGGLGTPRPVAIVPAAGAVSGIPAPTTNLNIGMDYWAAAASSSPIPAIGGNTLTTPVAGGVVNTGSRDNSQSQLWMQQDDRDLKRQKRKQSNRESARRSRLRKQAECDELASRAEALNEENASLRAELARIRSEYEQIFAQNSSLKERLGELPDQDDPRCRQDDTHSGHDS, from the exons ATGGGGAATGGTGAGATAGACAAGTCCTCCAAGGAGGGGAAGGAAGCAAAGGAGCCAACGACTCATTTACAG GAGCACAGTTCAGCTGGCTCTGGCATGGTTGCCGCAGATTGGTCTGGCTTCCAG GCATATTCCCCTATGCCTCCACACGGGTTCTTGGCATCAAGTCCACAGCCGCACCCTTACATGTGGGGTGTCCAG CAATTCATGCCACCCTATGGAACTCCACCTCATCCATATGTTGCAATGTACCCATATGGGCACCCATCTATGGCTCCG GGATCATATCCATTCAGTCCTTTTGCTATGCCTTCTCCAAATGGTGTTGCCGAAGGCACT GGCAACTCGACTGGAAACATCGAGGTGGATGGCAAGTCGTTTGAAAAGGAGAAACTGCCAATCAAAAGATCTAGGGGAAGCTTAGGCAGTTTAAATATGATTACAGGGAAGAACAATGAACCTggaaaaactgctggtgcatctGTAAACGGTTTGCATTCTAAAAG TCCTGAGAATGCTAGTGAGGGTTCAAGTGAAGGGAGTGATGCTAATTCTCAAACT GACTCCGGAGAGAAGATTAGTGGCCAGCAAGATTCAG CTGAACTGCCACAAAACGGCAATACTGCTCACAGTTCTCAGAATGGGGGACTGGGTACACCTCGCCCTGTGGCCATTGTGCCAGCGGCAGGGGCTGTGAGTGGTATTCCTGCTCCAACCACTAACTTAAATATTGGAATGGATTATTGGGCTGCTGCGGCATCATCATCTCCTATTCCTGCAATTGGAGGAAACACTCTTACAACTCCAGTTGCAGGAGGAGTAGTCAATACTGGATCACGAGACAACTCCCAGTCACAGCTCTGGATGCAGCAG GATGACAGGGACCTCAAAAGACAGAAAAGAAAGCAGTCTAACCGGGAATCTGCTCGTCGATCCCGATTACGAAAGCAG GCAGAATGTGATGAATTGGCGAGTCGAGCGGAAGCATTAAACGAAGAAAATGCATCTCTTAGAGCAGAATTGGCTCGTATAAGGAGTGAGTACGAGCAAATATTTGCCCAGAATTCATCTCTGAAG GAGAGACTCGGTGAACTCCCAGATCAAGATGATCCGAGATGCAGACAGGATGATACACATTCAGGTCATGATTCATGA
- the LOC140873868 gene encoding protein FAR1-RELATED SEQUENCE 5-like produces the protein MGGEWKVGRFVVEHNHDMVAVDQRHLLRSSRNISHAQKSTLEAMVNVGISVANVVAYMENDAQWSHNLSFIRKDVYDHIGRIKKHTKVENGDASALLHHFINKANKESHFYWNVQLDDDNRVMNFFFRDSRCLVDYEYFGDVMSVDTTYQTNRYNLICTPFVGINHHKQNVMFGLAFMSDETESSFEWLFRTFLESMNGKQPETIFTDQCQAMMNAIETVFPYSHHRLCQWHINQNAPSHLGSLNGDTRFKILWNKCMSHCESEEEFEDTWRIMIEEYNLNGHKWLNNMYALRYKWATAFSNHRFSFGLLATSRSEVTNAVLKRLGNNAISLYDFVLNYEKIIKGWRDKEKAEDTRCHHTTTPMMLKNNPLLKFAADFYTHTVYKLFELEPINSLNMRFIQMPSDFSVFSMEFKVKSHDENSRVRQVLFNKEILEVKCTCKKFETVGILCKHILMIFSFLNLNYLPKPYLKECWMKKCRNRIHQNFVLDGSGVRIGSVCESEMVFVNHIMISTHALSMRCKVHDIARNKLTEILNDAREQIDDLFEKLKLEDPKICDNWVHEDNNLLDDMLVCNPPQVKSREITNKNIQRHWDDKSKKKKGKGKADRSRKQYKLVSTWSNEYILISGNDADNTR, from the exons ATGGGTGGGGAATGGAAGGTTGGTAGGTTTGTCGTTGAGCATAATCATGACATGGTTGCGGTTGATCAAAGACATTTGTTAAGATCATCACGGAATATTTCTCATGCTCAAAAATCCACTTTAGAAGCAATGGTAAATGTTGGGATTTCTGTGGCTAATGTTGTAGCTTATATGGAAAATGATGCACAATGGTCACATAATTTGAGCTTTATTAGAAAAGATGTATACGATCACATTGGTCGTATAAAAAAGCATACGAAAGTTGAGAATGGGGATGCTTCTGCCTTACTTCATCATTTTATAAACAAGGCAAATAAGGAGTCGCATTTTTATTGGAACGTTCAACTAGATGATGACAATAGggtcatgaattttttttttagggaTTCGAGATGTTTAGTTGATTATGAGTACTTCGGTGATGTTATGTCAGTTGACACGACTTATCAAACCAATCGTTACAATTTGATATGTACTCCTTTCGTTGGAATTAATCATCATAAGCAAAATGTAATGTTTGGTTTGGCATTCATGTCGGATGAAACTGAGAGTTCGTTTGAATGGTTGTTCAGAACTTTTCTTGAGTCTATGAATGGAAAACAGCCTGAAACAATTTTCACTGACCAATGTCAAGCCATGATGAATGCAATTGAGACGGTATTTCCGTATTCACACCATCGGTTATGTCAGTGGCATATTAACCAAAATGCTCCGTCACACTTAGGGAGTTTGAATGGTGATACAAGATTTAAAATATTGTGGAATAAATGCATGAGTCATTGCGAATCTGAAGAAGAATTTGAAGACACGTGGAGGATTATGATAGAGGAATACAATTTGAATGGTCATAAATGGCTAAATAATATGTATGCATTGAGATACAAATGGGCTACTGCATTCAGTAATCACAGGTTTAGTTTTGGGCTTTTAGCAACTTCTAGAAGTGAGGTGACAAATGCAGTGTTGAAGAGATTAGGAAACAATGCCATTTCGTTGTATGATTTTGTGCTAAATtatgaaaaaatcataaaaggGTGGCGTGATAAAGAGAAGGCTGAGGATACACGGTGTCATCATACAACAACACCAATGATGCTGAAAAATAATCCATTGTTGAAGTTTGCAGCTGATTTTTATACTCACACCGTGTACAAGCTATTTGAATTAGAACCAATCAATTCTTTGAATATGCGGTTCATTCAGATGCCCTCAGATTTCAGTGTTTTCTCTATGGAGTTCAAAGTAAAATCTCATGATGAGAATTCAAGGGTTAGACAGGTGTTATTCAACAAGGAGATACTTGAAGTAAAATGCACCTgtaaaaaatttgaaacagTGGGAATACTTTGCAAGCATATTCTGATGATCTTTAGTTTTTTGAATCTGAATTATCTGCCCAAACCATACTTGAAAGAATGCTGGATGAAAAAGTGCAGAAACAGAATTcatcaaaattttgttttggaTGGAAGTGGAGTTAGAATTGGAAGTGTTTGTGAATCTGAGATGGTCTTTGTGAATCATATAATGATATCGACGCATGCTCTTAGCATGAGATGTAAAGTTCATGATATTGCAAGAAACAAGTTGACAGAAATTCTTAATGATGCGAGGGAacaaatagatgatttgtttgaaaaACTTAAGTTGGAAGACCCAAAAATTTGTGACAACTGGGTTCATGAAGACAATAACCTATTGGATGACATGCTTGTGTGTAATCCTCCTCAAGTGAAGTCGAGAGAAATTACGAATAAAAATATCCAACGCCATTGGGATGATAAAAGTaagaaaaagaaaggaaaagggAAAGCTGATCGATCAA GAAAGCAATACAAACTTGTATCCACGTGGTCAAATGAATATATTCTCATATCA GGTAATGATGCTGATAACACTAGATAG